The Pantoea trifolii nucleotide sequence ATTCGCTGATTGTGCATTACGAAAACGATCTGCCGGTGCAGCTGGAAGATCGTTTGGTCAATCCGCTGGTGGCGCCGGATTATCTCAGTCAGGATTATCATCAGCTGACGCCGTACACCTATTTGATGCGCGTCGCCCCGCTGACCGCCGGTGAGCATATTGTTGAAGCGGTGCTGCCGGATCTGCGCCAGCGTAAGCATCTGGCGCTGGATGAACATGAGCCGTGCCTGTTGATTCGTCGTCAGACGTGGAGCGACAACAAGATTGTGACCTACGCGCGCCTGCTTTATCCAGGATCGCGCTATAAGTTGCTGGGTCGCTTTAGAGGACACGGTTAAGCTTGACAAATAACAGTCTGGCATCCGACGTTTGTGGTGCCAGCTGTAGCGTTTCATCCAGCCACCACATCCCCTGATCCACCGCCAGCATTTCTCCGGCCGATGTTTGCCATGTGCCCGCCACCACCCACGCCACGCCGTTTTCGCTGCTGACCGTTTTTTGCGCGATGCTCACCGCAGACCGCCAGCTGTCGCGCCGCGTCATGATATTGAAATCCTGACAGCTGCCAGAAATTTTAGCTTCAATCGCCCATTCACCGGGAAACGCCCATGGCTGCAGCGGGGTTAAGCGCTGCTGAGCCTGTTCACTCTCAAGTAAAACGCTGTCGCCATGCAGCAAGGTAATCACGCGGTCGATGCCGGGGAAGGGCGAAAACGGCCCGTCGGCGGAGATGGTGGCGATGCTGGCGCGCCAGGCAAACTGTGCGTCGTCCGGCGGATAGCTGGCGATTTCCCGCGTTTCACCGCCGCCATTGCGCCAGCGGCTGACCGGAAGCTGGTCATAGGCAAAACGGGTTCTCATTGCAACGCCCTCATCGCCTCGGCGAAGTGGATCGCGGCGTGCTCTTCTGCCGCATGATGGCCTTCGCTGATAACCTGTTTGCCCGCCACAAACACATCGCGGATCTGTTCGCGCTGTCCGCCAAACAGCCAGCGATTTAACAGCGATGCGCTGCTGACGCTGCTGAGAAACGCGTCTTCTGCCAGCACCAGCCAATCGCCACGTTTGCCGATCGCCAGTTCACCCGCCGACAAACCACACGCCTGCGCGCCGCCCTGTGCGGCTTGCTGCCACAGCAGATCGCCGACGGAAGGTTGATTGGGCAAGGTGATGCGGTTGCGACGACGATCGCGCAGTCGCTGACCGTACTCCAGCCAGCGCAGCTCTTCCAATGCACTAAGCGATACATGGCTGTCGGAGCCAATGCCCCAGCGGCCGCCGCGCGCGATGTATTCCACCGCCGGGAAAATGCCGTCACCGAGATTGGCTTCGGTGGTCGGACACAAGCCCGCCACCGCGCCGCTCGCCGCCATGCGCTGAATTTCATCGTCATCAAGATGGGTAGCGTGAATCAAACACCAGCGCTGATCGACCTTAAAGCGGTTGAGCAGCCAGGCCACCGGACGTTCGCCACTCCACGCAAGGCTGTCGTTAACCTCTTTCTCCTGCTCGGCGACGTGAATGTGCACCGGCACATCCTGCGGGCAGGCGGCTAAGACTTCATGCATCTGCGCTTCATTCACCGCGCGCAGCGAATGGAAGCAGATGCCATGATTAAGCAGCGGCTTATCCGCGCTCCAGCTTGCCACGCGCTGCTGCTGTTGCAGGTAGGCGTCGGTTTGCTGAATGAAACGGCGCTGGCCGTTGCTGGCCGGTTGCGAACCAAAACCGCTGTAGCTGTAGAGCACCGGCAGCAAGGTTTGGCCGATGCCTGCGTTCTCCGCCGCCGCCATCAGTGCCAGCTGCATGGCATCATCGGCGTAAGGTTTACCCTGTGGATCGTGGTGCAAATAGTGGAATTCCGCCACCTGGCTGTAGCCGCCTTTCAGCATGTCGATGTAGAGATGCGTTGCGATAGCGCCAACCTGCTCGGGCGACAGGCGCTGCACCATGCGGTACATCAAATCGCGCCATGTCCAGAAGCTGTCCTGCGGATCGCCTGCCACTTCGGCCAGTCCTGCCATCGCGCGCTGGAAGGCGTGTGAATGCAGATTCGCTATCGCTGGAATTACCGGTCCGGCAAGACGCGTGGCATCGCCGGGCTCGCTGTTGGGCGCGAGTTGTGTGATCTGTCCAGCTGCGTTGGTGGTCATCAGCACGCGCTCATGCCAGCCGTCGGCCAGCAGCGCGCGTGGGGCAAAATAGGTTGTCATGGTTGATCCTGCATGGCGAAAGGTTGTATATACATATACATACTTTGAAGCCTGGTGTAAATCGCCGAACGCGAAGGGGAGTGGGATGGCAGAAACAGAGCAGATCGACAGCCTGTGGCTGGGGGCCGACATCGTTACGATGCGTGACGGACACTACAATCTGATTGCCGACGGCGCGCTGGCGGTCGATCAGGGAAAACTGATTTGGGTGGGGCCGCGCAGAGAATGCCCGGCTTTTGCCGCGCGTGAACAGCACCAATTTTCCGGCGGCATCATCACGCCTGGTTTGGTGGATTGCCATACGCATCTGGTGTTTGGCGGCGATCGCAGCCAGGAGTTTGAGCAGCGTCTCAATGGCGTGAGCTATGCAGACATCGCTGCGCAGGGTGGCGGCATTCTCTCCACGGTGCGCGCCACCCGCGCCGCTTCCCAGCAAGAGCTGGTGGCAAGTGCGCGCTGGCGGCTGGATCGCCTGCTGGCGGAAGGCGTCACCACGGTGGAGATCAAATCCGGTTACGGTCTTGATGAAGCCAGCGAGCTGACCATGCTGCGCGCCATTCGTGAGCTGGCGGAAACGGTGCCCGCCGATGTGCAAGCTACTTGCCTGGCTGCGCACGGCTTCCCGCCGGAGTTTAAAGACAATCCGCAAGGCTGGATCGATATCATCTGCCAGCGCCTGCTGCCGCAGGTGAAAGCCGAAGGTTTGGCGGATGCGGTAGATGCGTTTTGCGAGCATTTGGCCTTTTCTCCTGAGCAAGTTCGCACGGTCTTTGATGCAGCCAAAGCATTGGGCATGCCGGTGAAACTGCACGCCGAGCAGCTATCGGCGCTCGGCGGCGCGGCGCTGGCGGCGGGTTACGGTGCGCTCTCCGCCGATCATCTGGAATATGCTACCGAAGCCGACGCGCAGGCGATGGCGCAACACGGCACCGTTGCGGTGTTGCTGCCGGGCGCGTTTTATCTGTTGCGCGAAACCCAGCGTCCGCCGGTGGCGCTATTCCGTGAACACGGCGTGCCGATGGCGCTGGCCAGCGATGCCAATCCGGGCACCTCACCGGCGCTGTCGCTGCGTTTGATGCTGAACATGGGCTGCACGCTGTTTGGTTTAACGCCGGAAGAGGCGTTGGCGGGCGTGACCTTGTGGGGCGCGAAAGCGCTGGGCTTACAGCACTCGCACGGTTCGCTGGAAGCGGGCAAGGTGGCGAATTTTGTTCACTGGCCGCTGGCGCGTCCGGCAGAGCTGGTTTACTGGCTGGGCGGCGAATTGCCGTGCCAGGTTATTTATCGTGGAGAAGCGCAATGACACCTTTTCATTTCACCGCCGGTAATGTTCCGCTGCTGGTCAGCATTCCGCACGCTGGTACGCAATTAACGCCGGAAGTGGATGCCGGTTTGAGCGACGCAGCGCGCGGCCTGCCGGATACCGACTGGCACTTGCCGCTGCTGTATGACTTTGTGCGCGATCTCGGTGCCAGCGTGTTGATTGGTCACTATTCGCGTTTTGTTATCGATCTCAATCGCCCAGCAGATAATCAGCCGCTCTACACCACGGCGACCACCGGCTTGTATCCGGAAACCTTGTTCGACGGCAGCCCAACTTTTGCTGCAGGTAAAACGCCGAGCGCCGAGGTGCGTCAGGGTTATCTGGAAAGCATCTGGCAGCCGTATCACCAGCAGCTGCAACAGGAGCTGGCGCGGCTGAAAGCGCAGTACGGTTATGCGCTGCTGTTTGATGCACACTCGATCGCTTCGGTGATTCCGCGCCTG carries:
- a CDS encoding HutD/Ves family protein gives rise to the protein MRTRFAYDQLPVSRWRNGGGETREIASYPPDDAQFAWRASIATISADGPFSPFPGIDRVITLLHGDSVLLESEQAQQRLTPLQPWAFPGEWAIEAKISGSCQDFNIMTRRDSWRSAVSIAQKTVSSENGVAWVVAGTWQTSAGEMLAVDQGMWWLDETLQLAPQTSDARLLFVKLNRVL
- a CDS encoding formimidoylglutamate deiminase, translated to MTTYFAPRALLADGWHERVLMTTNAAGQITQLAPNSEPGDATRLAGPVIPAIANLHSHAFQRAMAGLAEVAGDPQDSFWTWRDLMYRMVQRLSPEQVGAIATHLYIDMLKGGYSQVAEFHYLHHDPQGKPYADDAMQLALMAAAENAGIGQTLLPVLYSYSGFGSQPASNGQRRFIQQTDAYLQQQQRVASWSADKPLLNHGICFHSLRAVNEAQMHEVLAACPQDVPVHIHVAEQEKEVNDSLAWSGERPVAWLLNRFKVDQRWCLIHATHLDDDEIQRMAASGAVAGLCPTTEANLGDGIFPAVEYIARGGRWGIGSDSHVSLSALEELRWLEYGQRLRDRRRNRITLPNQPSVGDLLWQQAAQGGAQACGLSAGELAIGKRGDWLVLAEDAFLSSVSSASLLNRWLFGGQREQIRDVFVAGKQVISEGHHAAEEHAAIHFAEAMRALQ
- the hutI gene encoding imidazolonepropionase, whose amino-acid sequence is MAETEQIDSLWLGADIVTMRDGHYNLIADGALAVDQGKLIWVGPRRECPAFAAREQHQFSGGIITPGLVDCHTHLVFGGDRSQEFEQRLNGVSYADIAAQGGGILSTVRATRAASQQELVASARWRLDRLLAEGVTTVEIKSGYGLDEASELTMLRAIRELAETVPADVQATCLAAHGFPPEFKDNPQGWIDIICQRLLPQVKAEGLADAVDAFCEHLAFSPEQVRTVFDAAKALGMPVKLHAEQLSALGGAALAAGYGALSADHLEYATEADAQAMAQHGTVAVLLPGAFYLLRETQRPPVALFREHGVPMALASDANPGTSPALSLRLMLNMGCTLFGLTPEEALAGVTLWGAKALGLQHSHGSLEAGKVANFVHWPLARPAELVYWLGGELPCQVIYRGEAQ
- the hutG gene encoding N-formylglutamate deformylase; this encodes MTPFHFTAGNVPLLVSIPHAGTQLTPEVDAGLSDAARGLPDTDWHLPLLYDFVRDLGASVLIGHYSRFVIDLNRPADNQPLYTTATTGLYPETLFDGSPTFAAGKTPSAEVRQGYLESIWQPYHQQLQQELARLKAQYGYALLFDAHSIASVIPRLFEGRLPDLNIGTNDGASCSTAVIEAIKQVCSEQQEYSWIANGRFKGGYITRAYGQPEQGVQAVQLELAQLNYMDETPPFAWQQDRAAQLQKVLKPLMQAFLAAGKPQ